The Coregonus clupeaformis isolate EN_2021a chromosome 8, ASM2061545v1, whole genome shotgun sequence genome has a segment encoding these proteins:
- the LOC121571936 gene encoding intelectin-like, with product MMYLAFLLTIPLLMSLQTSCTTTSPLDSVKKIGQASAPKVVTVIELRNRAQFNARSCKEVKDRYGQSENGLYYLTTATGVVYQTFCDMTTAGGGWTLVASVHEDNIYGKCTVGDRWTSQQGNNANWPQGEGNWANRKTFGTVEGATDDDFKNPGYYDIEADDMSVWHVPNNTPVNHWKLAAIMRYHTDRRFLHLYGGNLYQLFHRYPVEYNVGAHLSDNGPSIPIVYDLGDKESTKNLYGPYSGGETEGGFISFRAINHERAATAICSGVKPKGGNVEHYCIGGGGFFPEANPLQCGDFTGFAWNGYGTHVGFSASKQMLESAVLLFYR from the coding sequence ATGATGTACCTGGCTTTTCTGCTGACGATCCCTCTACTGATGTCACTTCAGACGTCATGCACCACCACTTCACCGCTTGATTCTGTAAAGAAGATTGGGCAGGCAAGTGCTCCAAAGGTTGTCACAGTAATTGAGTTAAGAAATAGGGCTCAGTTCAATGCCAGAAGCTGCAAGGAAGTTAAGGACAGATATGGTCAATCTGAGAACGGTCTGTACTACCTAACCACAGCTACTGGGGTGGTCTACCAGACCTTCTGCGACATGACCACAGCGGGTGGCGGCTGGACTCTGGTGGCAAGCGTGCATGAGGACAACATCTACGGGAAGTGCACGGTGGGCGATCGTTGGACCAGCCAGCAGGGCAACAACGCCAACTGGCCACAAGGGGAAGGCAACTGGGCCAACAGGAAGACTTTCGGAACAGTGGAGGGAGCCACAGACGACGACTTCAAGAATCCTGGCTACTACGACATCGAAGCAGATGACATGTCGGTGTGGCACGTTCCCAACAACACTCCGGTCAACCACTGGAAACTGGCCGCCATCATGCGCTACCACACTGACAGGCGCTTCCTCCATCTGTACGGGGGAAACCTGTACCAACTCTTCCACCGCTACCCGGTCGAGTACAACGTTGGGGCACACCTGTCCGACAATGGACCCTCCATTCCCATAGTGTATGACCTCGGGGACAAAGAGTCTACCAAAAATTTATACGGCCCTTACTCTGGAGGGGAGACCGAGGGAGGCTTCATCAGTTTCAGAGCCATAAACCATGAACGGGCGGCCACAGCCATCTGTTCTGGGGTCAAACCCAAAGGCGGTAATGTTGAACACTACTGTATTGGTGGCGGTGGGTTTTTCCCTGAGGCTAACCCTCTTCAGTGTGGGGATTTCACTGGCTTTGCCTGGAATGGCTATGGGACCCATGTAGGCTTCAGTGCATCAAAACAGATGCTTGAGTCAGCTGTGTTACTCTTTTACCGCTAA